The DNA window GTAATTTTTGATGGATATTTTTTCTTAACTATGATCAGTGTAGGGACGGACTCTGCCAACCAAGGATTATCTGGCTTGATGAAAACAGAGGAGAAAGAAActgatggtggtggtggtgctGTAGAAATATTACCAAACCCGGAAACTGTTTCTGCACAGTCGCTCGAAGTTGCTAGCGAGACTGACAAATCTACAGACTTAGTGAAAGTTACAACAGTGAAGCATGTGGAATTCTCACAAGATACGGTAGTTAGGGTAACATCCTTCTCCTTTttcatagttttttttaaatggccTGAATTTGGATTGCCTTTGTAGCATATGCTCATTGTTCTTATAATTGCTCTACTACAGTTCCACAACGAAAACACAGATGACCAGGCTGATGCATTAAGGTCGGTTGAGATTACGGAATTAAGCGAGGGAGTAAATGACGATACAACAGACTACGGCGATGTAGATGAGAATGGGAGCACAATCAACGGGGAGGATGAAGAAGACGAGGACGAGGAAGATGATGAGTCAAAGCATTCTGGTGAAGTTTCAGTGGGAAAAAAGATTTGGACTTTCTTTACTACATAGTTGGGGTGCTTGCTTTTATCCTTTATCCTTCATCTTTCACATTCAAATTACTTTTACTACTGTAAGAAccatttttactttatttactGTAAGTTTATTTGTGTCTTGGTAATAAGTACTGTAATATGTTTTTTTCCTTCCAGATAAGTGATGCCTAATCAGATGAAGTTAGGCTCTCCATGGCATTGGAAATGTTTGGTGAAATGGGTACATGGAATAGTTTTAGGAACTGTAATTTCCAGTTTTAGAATTCTGTATAGGAGTATGACCAAACAGGAAGCCATGTGGCACCTGCTAAAGGTTATACTCTTTCTGTGCTATAAGGATGAAtagttttaagaaattaattgattttaggtgttgtattttaaaatgtttatcgttttgaattcattttttttaatgctTAATCAACAATCATTTTCTATGCCAAAAGCTCTAAAGAGCTGTTTTTATCAGTGCTGCTGCAATATGTCAATCAGCAAATTCCTCTTGGATCTCCATGTTTCCAAAGTTGAAGATATGAATTTACACAATATGCtgatttaaaagattataattttgaataaagttCTTGTGACAATAGTGAGTCGACATCTCAATATATAATCATATCTCTTGTAGTGACAACTATCATTTTCTTTTGGGCTTCTTACTCAAATAACCAACATTCatgtttgatttacttttataccaacacatatttgacattttaaaactaccatgtaaggaaaaaattattacttttataccatccatataaataaaatcctAATAACACAaatcttcataattacaattattttttctctcctcaattttctctctcctttctctTTCAATTCACCTTTCACACAAATTTCATATTTGTTCTTCGCACcaatccgcctccgccgttccattTTTTCCGTTTTGCCTCTGTCGTTTCGCCTCCGCCGTTCTACCATCTTTCttttaggctaataatcacccacggaccctgactttaggggtaccttacgataaaccccctgataaaaaaaacgatcagcAAACCCCCTATTCTTTGTGACGGCTGCACGTAAACCCCCTGAGCCCATTTCTCGCCGATATTTTGGcaaaatgatgacgtggcacgaTATATTCACTGACGGCTCTGCAAGTCACTCTGCATGCATGTCAGACATGTGTAAGAATGTGTAAGGCTGTGTAAGGTTGTGTCGgttgacttttttcaaaaaaaaaaaaaatcatttttaccgCTCGGTTAAAAatcactttctctctctaacatttttaacttttcccTCTTCTTCTCCCttagtttatttgattttatttctgtCCCAAAAAAACGTCCTTTCTGTTCTTTTCGTGTACCTACTTCGTTTCTTCTTCGCCTTGATCGTTTCTTCGTCGCCTTCTTAGTTTCCTGTTAGGGTTTGGTTTCTTGATCGTCTTCTTGGGTTTTCTTCGTTTCTTAGCAACTGGGTatgtaacattttataatttcttgtaaatggaaatttttttgaatttttgaaaatgggtTTGTGTTTATGTTATTTGGTTCGTGTAATGTATAACTTTAACAGGCTTGTGGTTGGCAGGTGTAAAGGgaaaaaatggggaaaagaAAACGAGAGCGAAGGGAGCGGGAAAGGCAAAGTGAAAGAGACAAGAGATGGGAAAAAGGGTCAAATAGTCGAGATAACCCTTTACAACTCCATGATACTGATAGTGAAAGCAGTCAAGAAGTAGTCGAAGGtacgaaacttttgtaaatgttgacCTCATAACCTCTAGGACCACTTATGTTGAACTGGTGTGCTGAAAATGAAGTATGATTTTTGTGGGTCCATTTGTGATAATATTTCTTTATATGCTTGCTTTtggtgaaaatttggattttgtgTTGGCTTTGTGAATACTTTATTGTGGTGTGTTGGTTTTATGAATAGTTTATTGTTGGTCTGTTcctgtttaaaattaaatattgttgCTGTGTTGGTTGTTTAGGATATAGAGAATTTATTGTCGTTGTTATGTTGGTGGGTGTATCCAATTGTGCGGTTTGTTGGTTTGCTTTAGAAATGAATGCATtggttattttctctttttgcaGTTTCACCAGGAGGGGGCAAATTATAATATCCTACGACCCTCCATGTATTAGCAATAATCAATCATGGACCCTTTTGTTTTCTTATATGATCAAGCATGGACCCTaatatttcattattataaCAGACCTAGCCCCTATGAAAAACAACCCAATCATCCTTGGCCCACAGTGTGGCCCATAAATATCCGCCTACAACTCATACAGCCCCACTCATCCAGTGTTTAACGCTTACAACTCAACTCAAAAATTACAACCAAAAATGGAAGGAGTAGCTGCACAAGTGGTTTGCGATTGCGGAATCCCATGTCGCCTACAGATTTCTTCAACGGATAGGAACCCCACTCGAAGATTTTACGCTTGTTCAAAGCGAACTGTAAGTAATTCATGtgctttacaaaaaaattcaaactgtaagtaatttacattaattttttgacCTTACTTCGCCTTTTATTTTTTCGAACTAAATTTGTCCAAAATCAGTGTAATTTTTTTGCCTGGCTAGAGAATGACATGCCTTACCAAATGTCGGTGGTCCGAAACTTGAAACTTGACCTCCATGTCATGACTGTTGAACTGGAGGAGGCCAAAAGTTTGCTTGCTGCTAAAAAGGACGAGTTCCAGGGATTGAAGGAGTCCCATGAAATGTACATAGACGAAAATCAGGGATTGAAGGAGTCCATTGAGATGTATCGCGATGAAAATGGAATCTTGTTTGAGGAAAGCGGTCTACTTTTTATGGAGATAGACATACTGAAGGGCCAGATCAAGGACATGGAGGTCAAGTGTGCAGACTTGGAGAGGTCAACCAGGAACATGAAGTTTGGTTTTTGTGCTGCTTGTGCAGTTGCAGGATGCAGTGTAGGCTTGCATTGCATgagaaaaaattgaataattattaaatgatgTTGCTTCATTATTATTATGGGTTGTAATGCtacatatattaattaaataatttttaatttcagacagtgtttttttaattataatagagcaattaattaaatatgctAGAGTAATTATTAATGATGTTTTACAGCCCAATATCGCTAATTATACATACTGACTTGTCTTATCAGCATTAATGTTGTTTAAGAAACCAATATACCCTTTCATTAACCAAAATCGTCATTAATGACATCCACTCACTTGGGAAACAACACACCGCTTAAGTGAAGAATATGAAAAGACATCTATCCAACTTCTTTAAATATGTAATCATGCTTACTTACTAACACACACAAAGACTCTTAATTTTGATTCTTAAAGTGATCCACTTTcgccttcatcttcaaaacaacgCAGCAATGCCTGAAAATAGAGTCCGTTCGTTTGATCTTGAACTCATGGACTGTGCCGTATGCTGTGAACCTCTACGCCCTCCCATTATTCAGGTTTGACCCCacatcatttatatatttattcacTTTAGGTTATTCTTAATTTTCTaacttttccttttcttcaGTGTCAGAATGGACATGCAACATGCAACTCCTGCTCTGTAAAGATGGGTAAATGTCATGCTTGCACTTTGCCAATCGGACCGATGCGCTGTCGGATAATGGAAGCAGTCGTGGAGTCTTTAACGGTTTACTGCCAGAACAGAGTATATGGTTGCCAAGAAAGCTTCAATTACGACGAGAAGACAGATCACGAGAAATACTGCTCTTTTATAGAGTGTTCATGCCCGATTCCAGAGTGCAATGTGAAGGGCTCGTCCGAAACCATTTATGCTCACTGCAAAGAGTTGCATAAAGATATTCTCACACTATTTAACTTTGGACGTAAATTTGCAGTTTCTGTGGACATGCATGATAGGGGTTTGCTTCTCCAAGAAGAACAATCAGACGTTGTGTTTGTTCTGAACAACACGAAGTGCTCTTATGGGAATATTATAACAGTGTTTTGTCTCGGCCCATTGTCAAACGGAAGCTGCCCTTATGACATCGAAGTGAAGTTTGATGAATCGTCAGTGCACAGGTTTCATTCTTCTACCAAGAATTTTCAAGACACCAACAAGTATTACCGTTCATTGACAGGATTCCTTCTTGATAGTAGCGACCAAGAGTTTTTTGCTGACGGGTTGATCAAGATGGAAATTTCGGTATATCGATCGTTGGAGCTTGGTTCTGCAGATGATGTTTAACGCTGCCCTTAGTCAACATGTTTTCTGGTTTTCTGTTGTAATTTGGAATATTCTAGTAtaggttttatttttttgcttgaTGAATATTGTAGTATCGTTGATGAATATTATAGTTGTAATTCGTAGCTgttttattttggaaatttttttatataatggtTGATTGATATATGTTGTATCTTTATGGTTGACTAATTTTCATTATTGATAGGGGTTAatgttgttttaataaatttcaaaagtgCGTATTTATTGAAGGGTCCACAGATGATCAGTAAGAATACATGAGGGTCCATGGcggattataaaataaaagtatagggTCCATATGTAAATATCAGTTTCATGGAACATGTAGGTCGTTTCAAACGAACCGAACGACGATAACTACAAACTTTACTCAATTTCAATAACAATAACaaccaatattaaaaacaaaacagcaATAACATAAGCAAACAATACATTCCAAGTTTGTAATCAACATTCATTTTGATCTAAAATCCAAATTGtcactaataatataaaatgcaACATACATATTAACCTAAAAGGTTACAAATGTTGTTTCATATGGCCCAAAAATAGGTCAATCTAGTGTCTCGGCCTTCAGTCTGACCCACCAATCTGCTGCTGCTCCTCCGAGGGTTCTTCAACTGCTTCAATTTGCAGCAAATCCAGTGGTTCACCTTCTTCTTGACCTTCAATATGCAGGACCTCCACTGGTTCACCGGGACCTTCAATCTGCGGCACCTCCACTGCTTCCACAGGACCTTCAATCTGCAGCACCCCCACCGGTTCAGCCTCACCAACACCCTGTTGCTCCAATGCATCATCCCCATCTTCAAGTTCTTTCAACTCAAATAATGTGTGTCCAAATACAGGCCTTAGGTTGCACACGTCAACACAACTTAACTTCCTAACATACACATCAACACTACCATCTTGTGTCCCAGCCAGTGCCATGTCCATGACATGGTCATCATTTTCCATGGGAATTAATTCTTCAGTATACATGCCAGCCCGCCTCCAATAATACATTAACAATCCCTCAACCTTCAATTCAAGTAACCACTTATCTAGACTATTTAATCCTATATCCTCAATATGAAATTTTCTAACAGCCAAATCCTCATTAAAATAACCAAAGTCTTCAAACTGTCCATTGTAGTTCAGAATAATTTCAAAGACCTCAAAAAGACAATCTTCAGTACAAGCTGCTCAAACCAACAAATAAA is part of the Mercurialis annua linkage group LG3, ddMerAnnu1.2, whole genome shotgun sequence genome and encodes:
- the LOC126672835 gene encoding E3 ubiquitin-protein ligase SINA-like 10, whose protein sequence is MPENRVRSFDLELMDCAVCCEPLRPPIIQCQNGHATCNSCSVKMGKCHACTLPIGPMRCRIMEAVVESLTVYCQNRVYGCQESFNYDEKTDHEKYCSFIECSCPIPECNVKGSSETIYAHCKELHKDILTLFNFGRKFAVSVDMHDRGLLLQEEQSDVVFVLNNTKCSYGNIITVFCLGPLSNGSCPYDIEVKFDESSVHRFHSSTKNFQDTNKYYRSLTGFLLDSSDQEFFADGLIKMEISVYRSLELGSADDV
- the LOC126675307 gene encoding uncharacterized protein LOC126675307, giving the protein MPYQMSVVRNLKLDLHVMTVELEEAKSLLAAKKDEFQGLKESHEMYIDENQGLKESIEMYRDENGILFEESGLLFMEIDILKGQIKDMEVKCADLERSTRNMKFGFCAACAVAGCSVGLHCMRKN
- the LOC126674412 gene encoding uncharacterized protein LOC126674412 gives rise to the protein MGSTEMKKMGKEDRKGKKRKACTEDCLFEVFEIILNYNGQFEDFGYFNEDLAVRKFHIEDIGLNSLDKWLLELKVEGLLMYYWRRAGMYTEELIPMENDDHVMDMALAGTQDGSVDVYVRKLSCVDVCNLRPVFGHTLFELKELEDGDDALEQQGVGEAEPVGVLQIEGPVEAVEVPQIEGPGEPVEVLHIEGQEEGEPLDLLQIEAVEEPSEEQQQIGGSD